The genomic interval tctttggcctgaatgccaaatgtcacgtctggaggaaacctggcaccatccctacggtgaagcatggtggtggcagcatcatgctgtggggatgtttttcagtggcaggtactgggagactagtcaggattgaggtaaagatgaacggagcagagagatccttgatgaaaacctgctccagagtgctcaggacctcagactggggcgaaggttcaccttccaacaggacaacgaccctaagcacacagccaagacaatgcaggagtggcttcgggacaagtctctgaatgtccttgagtggcccagacagagcctggacttgaacccgatcaaacatctctggagactcctgaaaatagctgtgcagcgacgcttcccatccaacctgacagagcttgagaggatctgcagagaagaatgggagaaactccccaaatacaggtgtgccaagcttgtagcgtcatacccaagaagacttgaggctgtaatcgctgtcaaaggtgcttcaacaaagtactgagtaaagggtctgaatacttatgtaaatgtgatatcagttttttaatataaatttgcaaacatttctataaacctgtttttgctttgtcattatggggtcttgtgtgtagattgatgagaaaaaatatatatttcatccattttagaataaggctgtaacgtaacaaaatgtggaagaattcaaggggtctgaatactttccaaatgcactgtaggcaGGTAagtatgtctggatttgattagagctttgatcaaaaATTCcagcctgatgctacctgagcctgatgagccatacattaaatatactacacatacaaaagtatgtggacaccccttcaaattagtggattcggctatttcagtcacacctgttgctgacaggtgtatgaaatcgagcacaccgccatgcaatctcaatagacaaacattggcagtagaatggccttactgaggaTCTCACTGTAACtgtaatgtaatctcaactgcaatccaggttgTTTGGTTGTGCTCTCATTACATTGTTGTataaatatctgacattgtattcccattttaaCTTTCATGTACTTTTAAATGATTGAAAGCGCAGTAATAACACATTGAGATGACAACGTAACcaaaatcagacattgtttttaaATTACATGGAGTCATTACATGGAGCCCTGAGGCATCCCTAAACATGTTTACCTGATCCACTGTCCTCCACATCTCAATCAAGCACTTGTTTGCTAAAATGCTCTGGCTTGAGTAAACAGTCATTCATGTTGTTTAGACGTAATAATCTGAAGTTCAcatgttagacagacagacagacagacaggggacagCCACATGCGAACTGCCTGCTTGTGGTGGTGCCAGGAACATTGTCAGACAGCTACAGTATGTCCCTGCAGCCAATGTCAACACCAGAAATTACTACCATGCACCCAAATAATGGACAGACCTCCCTGATCGAGGATGTCTCCATGGAATAAAAATACCGGTGTGGAGATACTGTTGAATATTCTAAATGAATTGAAGCACAAGGTctacatttattttgtgttttcCAAGCAAATGTGTATTCTACCTTGCAATATAAATGTTTAAATTCATTTACTTGACATACCAGCTCCATGTCAAACCATTTATTAGTGGTAGAAgattttttgtatttgtatttctttagggggtagatcagctttaacattgcagatagattcaggcttctatcaatgtaactgtctgcatcatttccaatcccccatatattgcATTCATTTGTTTGTGAAATGAATCTAAATGAACAGATTAATGAGAATTCTTAAAAATGCCCTTTGAATGTAATTGAGTACTGTATTTTCCTAAATGTATTTAAGGAATTTCTGACTGTATGGGacactctctgcatctctctccctctgccaggCGTTTGGATGCCAACCACATTACCCGTGTGCCTGTGGGTTCCTTTAGGGGCCTGGCATCCTTGCGCCACCTTTGGCTGGATGATAATGCCCTCACAGAGGTGCCCGTCCATGCCCTGGCCAGCCTGCCCACCCTGCAGGCAGTGATGCTGGCCCTCAACAGTATCACCCACATCCCAAACCAGGCCTTCGCCAACCTCACCAGCCTGGTGGTCCTGTGAGTAGCACTGTTGGATTGACCAGTTGTTATACGATTCTGTTTTTTGTTTAAGGGCCAGCCTCACTCTCTCGGTCTTTACATTTTCATTGTTttctaacgtctctctctcttttgctcctaCTACATGCACAAATGCATACCCACTTCCTTTCTACCACTGCATAGAACCCTGCGAGACTTTGTTGGGTCTTTGCACTTTTTGGACATCTTTCCTCACATCTCTTCGTAGGCATCTCCATAACAACCAGATCCAGTTGTTGGGGGAGAGGTGTTTTGATGGGCTGCTCAGCCTGGAGACTCACTTCTACGTTTTtgatagcctgggtgccagtcccTCTCTGCTTCAGCCAACGTATCATTGTTGAATTCAGAAACACTCAGATAGCCAGGCTATGGATATTGCTTTTCAGAACTCGGAACTCTGAATGTTCCTTTACAAGACATCTATACGGTTATCCCAAAGTGAGCCACCACTGCAGTTCAAACAGTCTGGACGACGTGCTCATCTGGTGCATCTTAGTGTGTGGCTGCAtgatgcagcactctaccaattaCCCTCAATCTAGGCTGCACATGTTTCCTGAGTGTTTGCAGGGTAATACCCAAACAACCTCCAGGCTACCAGTACTTTATACTACTACAACTTACAACCCCCATTATTCTACTGaccagagaaaagagagagtcATGTTGTTAGATAATGCAGTAGTCCACAAGTTACTGTAAAAAAGATACACACTAACTAATGTTGTACATGTTTATGTGCATTATATTTACAGTACTTACTACTGTatttgggagacccatggggcggcgcacaattggcccagcgtcgtccagggtaggggagggaatggccggcagggatctagctcagttggtagagcatggcatttgcaacgccagggttgtgggttcaattccagtataaaaaatgtaaaatgtatgcactcacgaactgtaagtcgctctggataagagcgtctgctaaatgactaaaaatgtaaatgtaaatgtatttagaaTGCAGGGGATTTAAATGCATCTGGCTAAGAGCTGAGATTTAGCTAGATATGCCCATAATTGAAGCCCTATATCACAGAACCACTTGCGGTCTGTTTTGAGCACTCATGCACGCATGAGATGAGATGTAGGAGTCAACTGCAAGacgaaataaataaatactgttcCACCGACACATCCTGATGTAGTATTTCTGCAGAATATTGAATATAATGTATATTAGCCCCAGACTGCTATATTGTTGCACTATTTAGATATTTTTGGCTCTCTCCATACATCACTGTTTGACCATGTCCTCACATGATTCCAGGAAGCCCCTTTGTACTGTTATGACTCGTCTGTAAATCATGTTCAGCAGTACAATAGCCCCCTGCTCAGGAAGGAACAGGTTGTGAACTACTGTAAATCTTCCTCAGCCTGGGGGCCTCTGAGCCTGGGAGCCAATCAATCCCTGGCAGTTCTCAGAAAATTCCTATAGGTTCCCAGGAATCTAGTATTGACAAACAGAGACAGAGCAAGGGTCTGAAACATTACTTTACCTCACTGCAGCCATGAACTCTTGACAGGAAAGTAGAATGAGGGGAGTTCCTGTATCTGTGCAGTAATAATTAATGTATTTTTTGTTCAACCCTCAGAGATTTGAACTACAACAACCTGGCCATGTTTCCCATGGCCATCAGAGCCCTCCCCAATCTCAAAGAGCTGTGAATCCCATCACACCACAAATCAATGCCTTTAGCGCACACAAAAAATCATATGTAAAGAATAGCATGTTTCAGTTGTACTAAATCTTCAATATTTGCCCCCTAGGAGTTTCAATAGCAACAAAATCAGATGCATGCCTTCGTGGGAAACCCTTCCCTCGTCACAATGTAGGTGCACTTGCATCATCGTCCTGATGCACAACATTAAACAATAAAATGACAAATTAAAACATCTCTTTCATAACTGCAGGGATCTCTCCCATAACCTGATTCAGCAGCTTCCCAGCTTCAGTGCTtgcagaaaaatccagaaaacgtgAGTGGCTTGTTACCATTTGTGTTCCCTACTCCTCAACCCAGCTATAAATACTGTATAATCCAGGTGACAGTTGAAACCGTTGTGATGTCTTTGTATTTAGTGACCTCCATCACAACCATATCCATGAGGCTCTAGCAGACACCTTCCTAGAGCTGACTAAACTCAGAACCTATGAGTAACCTGGGccactttctatttcctttccaTACACACGTATACTCATATTTAATTGAAATATAGTATCTTCTCTTTATCAGTGATTCTCAATCCATTCCTCCAGCGACCTCAGCTCCAACCTGCTGTCCTCCGTCTCCATGGAGAGCCTGGAGGGCCTCACACACCTGAGACTGGCTGgtaacacactgagacacacactgcttGCCCAGAGGCTTCCTCAACTCAGGTAGGAGAAAGTTAAACTGGGGGTGGTTACAGCGGTTTACAGCATGTATAAAAGGTGCAGCGAAATGTTTGTGCTAGCTCCCTCAACAATGCAGTACAATAATCAATAAGAACAATAAAAAGAGTGAAGACAAATAAAACAAGTAGTATAATTATTAGAATTAGGTAGtatgcatagtaataatggactgtattaaCACTGTATTTACAAATAAAAGTGAGTAGTGGAACCAATAGTATACAGTGCCttaaaaaagtattcacacccctttattttttccacattttgttgcatcactggcctacacacaataccccataatgttaaagtgtAATGATGTTTTTAGAgattattaaaaatgaaaagctgaaatgtcttgagtcgatacgttttcaacccctttgttatggcaagcctaaataagttcaggagtaaaacatttgcttaacacgtcacataagttgcatggactcactctgtgtgcaataatagtgtttaatatgatttttgaatgactacctcatctctgtaccccacacatacaattatctgtaaggtccctcagtcgagtagtgcatttcaaacacagattcaaccacaaagaccagggaggttttccaatgcctctcaaagaaaggcacctattcatagatgggtaaaaaaaaaaaaaaaagcagacattgaatatccctttgaacgtggtgaagttattaattaaactttggatggtgtatcaatacacccagtcactacaaagatacaggcctcCTACCTAACTGAGTTGCTGGAGAGAAAGGAAACCAcctagggatttcaccatgaggccaatggtgactttaaaacagttacagagtttaatggctgtgatgggagaaaactgaggatggatcaacaacattgtagttactaaatgacagagtgaaaagaagaaagcctgtacagaataaacatattccaaaacatgcatcttgtttgcaacaaggcaccaaagtaaaactgcaaaaaatgtggcaaagaaatgaactttatgtcctgaatacaaacattatgtttgaggcaaatgttttatttattttcttttcttttagtcatttagcagacgctcttatccagagcgacttacagttagtgagtgcatacattttcataccgcccccccgtgggaaacgaacccataaccctggcgttgcaagcgccatgctctaccaactgagctacacagggccctaGACGGGGCCctacaaatccaacacaacacatcagagtactctccatattttcaagcattctggtggctgcatcatgttgtgggtatgcttgtcatcggcaaggactagggagttttttggggaTAAAAATAAACCGAATAGAGTGAAGCAaaggcaaagtcctagaggaaaccctggttcagtttgctttccaacagacacttggagacaaattcagcaggacaataacctaaaacacaagaccaaatatacactggagttgcttaccaagatgacatttaatgttcctgagtgtcctAGTTAAAGTTTCGACTTAAAATcgtcttgaaaatggctgtcgaGCAATgatcaaccaacttgacagagcttgaataattttaaaaagaacaatgtgcaaatattgtacaatccagatgtgcaaagctcttagagacttatccagaaacactcagctgtaatcgctgccaaaggtgattcctaacatgtattgactcaggagtgtgaatacttatgtaaattagatatttctgtatttaattttcaatacatttgctaacatttctaaaaacatgttttcactttgtcattatggggtattgtgtgtagatgggtgagaaaaaaatgaatgtaatccattttgaattcaggctgtaacacaacaaaatgtggaaaaagtcaaggggtatgaatactttctgaaggcactgtacattagaACAGCAGCGTTGactctgtgtgtcagtgtgtgtgtgtgagctatgagtacatgtgtgcttgtgtgtgtgtttatggatgtttgtgtgcgtgtgtacgggTTGGATGTGTGGGTAGTCAGTGCAAATAATTTCTAAGGTGCATATAGTTTCTCCAGTGCAAATAGTATGTAAGGTGCAGGTCTGTGCAGGGAGACAGCTAGGTTTAGcttttcagcagtctgatggcctggtgg from Coregonus clupeaformis isolate EN_2021a unplaced genomic scaffold, ASM2061545v1 scaf2699, whole genome shotgun sequence carries:
- the LOC121566493 gene encoding leucine-rich repeat-containing G-protein coupled receptor 5-like encodes the protein MHAFVGNPSLVTMDLSHNLIQQLPSFSACRKIQKTDLSSNLLSSVSMESLEGLTHLRLAGNTLRHTLLAQRLPQLR